The following are encoded in a window of Carettochelys insculpta isolate YL-2023 chromosome 30, ASM3395843v1, whole genome shotgun sequence genomic DNA:
- the PHLDB3 gene encoding pleckstrin homology-like domain family B member 3 isoform X2: MGRFREAERGAKLGHWGRSRWPEQRPHWAPATSTAQCPLVPPLACGGRSLAMVLQEAESPVALSQALRCPFLAPMGQDRLKGTSPAQSLEASQALPGGDADLLSSGPGGATSDSTEEDEASSTESAQNGDDDPQAGLEGSHPQRPQEECPSRAVELQHQKEVKLERVLLERALLERALAAERREVLREEQLVLQLQRRVLETERQCRAERDKEKVRLGKERRKVEELQRQHHESQTHLFNQPESMRERMQSQLQQTSEMLEGALKSYEDLEFQQLERESRLEEAREVACQALAHQILQVQESLKERKRTVRQLEGQVRSVQDDVAGEGRRLAPETGEAVQSLSSERRRVDEDRSGDHSPVSNQELTKGSIGLQRSASLPRRRGGDRPAPRSTQRPLSLNAKGGLEPDILELQLSAGGDRRCVPLTHLNAPLFLQEGPYSPGSAVSKLAEMEQKVREAMAERERLLQAREVKRAAQGETRLMESPPLAQARSPGPVREPSAPAPLDLRAHLEASGHCLETCPEVRVTGRACRGFLVKMGGRIKTWKKRWFCFDRQRRLLAYYTDKEETKLKGVIYFQAIEEVYYDHLRSAFKSPNSKLTFCVKTYDRLFCLVAPSPEAMRIWMDAIVTAAEENSRY, translated from the exons ATGGGGAGATTTAGGGAAGCAGAAAGGGGTGCTAAGCTGGGGCATTGGGGCAGGTCCCGATGGCCTGAGCAGAGGCCCCACTGGgcccctgccaccagcacagcacagtgccccctagtgCCACCTCTCGCTTGCGGTGGCAGGTCTCTGGCCATGGttctgcaggaggcagagagccCGGTGGCGCTGAGCCAGGCCTTGCGATGCCCCTTCCTGGCCCCcatggggcaggacaggctgaAGGGGACgtctccagcccagagcctagaGGCAAGTCAGGCCCTGCCTGGAGGTGATGCAGATTTGCTCTCCTCCGGCCCTGGGGGAGCCACAAGCGACAGCACCGAGGAGGATGaagccagcagcacagagagtGCCCAGAACGGG gACGACGACCCCCAGGCGGGACTGGAGGGGTCCCACCCGCAGCGGCCGCAGGAGGAGTGTCCGAGCcgggctgtggagctgcagcaccagaaGGAG GTGAAGCTGGAGCGGGTGCTGCTGGAGCGGGCGCTGCTGGAGCGGGCGCTGGCGGCCGAGCGGCGGGAGGTGCTGCGGGAGGAGCAGCTGGtcttgcagctgcagaggagggtgCTGGAGACGGAGCGCCAGTGCCGTGCCGAGAGAGACAAG GAGAAGGTGCGGCTGGGGAAGGAGCGGCGCAAGGTGGAAGAGCTCCAGCGGCAGCACCACGAGTCCCAGACCCACCTGTTCAACCAGCCTGAGAGCATGCGGGAGCGGATGcagagtcagctgcagcag ACATCGGAGATGCTGGAGGGGGCCCTGAAGAGCTACGAGGACCTGGAGTTCCAGCAGCTGGAGCGGGAGAGCCGCCTGGAGGAGGCCCGGGAGGTGGCCTGCCAGGCCTTGGCCCACCAGATCCTCCAGGTCCAGGAGAGCCTCAAGGAGAGGAAG CGGACGGTCCGGCAGCTGGAGGGCCAGGTGCGCTCAGTGCAGGACGACGTGGCTGGTGAGGGCCGCAGGCTGGCACCAGAGACCGGAGAGGCTGTCCAGAGCCTCAGCTCG GAGCGGCGCCGGGTGGACGAGGACAGGAGTGGGGACCACTCGCCCGTCAGTAACCAGGAGCTCACCAAG ggctCCATCGGGCTGCAGCGATCGGCAAGCCTACCCCGCAGGCGGGGGGGTGACCGGCCGGCCCCCCGCTCCACCCAGCGCCCCCTGTCACTCAATGCCAAAG gggggctggagccagacatcctggagctgcagctctcGGCAGGGGGTGACCGGCGCTGCGTGCCTCTCACGCACCTCAATGCCCCCCTCTTCCTGCAGGAGGGGCCCTACAG cccggGCTCCGCGGTCTCCAAGCTGGCGGAAATGGAGCAGAAGGTGCGGGAGGCCATGGCGGAGCGAGAGCGGCTGCTGCAGGCGCGG GAGGTGAAGCGAGCGGCCCAGGGAGAGACCCGACTCATGGAGTCACCCCCACTTGCCCAG GCCCGCAGCCCAGGGCCGGTGCGGGAAccctctgctcccgccccccTGGACCTGCGCGCCCACCTGGAGGCCTCGGGGCACTGCCTGGAGACCTGCCCCGAGGTGCGGGTGACGGGCAGAGCCTGCCGCGGCTTCCTGGTCAAGATGGGCGGCCGCATCAAGACCTGGAAGAAACGGTGGTTCTGCTTCGATCGCCAGCGGCGCCTGCTGGCCTACTACACGG ACAAAGAGGAGACGAAACTCAAGGGTGTCATCTACTTCCAGGCCATTGAGGAGGTTTATTACGATCATCTGCGCAGCGCCTTCAAG AGCCCCAACTCCAAACTGACCTTCTGCGTCAAGACCTACGACCGGCTGTTCTGCctggtggctcccagccctgaggcCATGCGCATCTGGATGGACGCCATTGTTACGGCCGCTGAGGAGAACTCCCGCTACTGA
- the PHLDB3 gene encoding pleckstrin homology-like domain family B member 3 isoform X1, which yields MGRFREAERGAKLGHWGRSRWPEQRPHWAPATSTAQCPLVPPLACGGRSLAMVLQEAESPVALSQALRCPFLAPMGQDRLKGTSPAQSLEASQALPGGDADLLSSGPGGATSDSTEEDEASSTESAQNGDDDPQAGLEGSHPQRPQEECPSRAVELQHQKEVKLERVLLERALLERALAAERREVLREEQLVLQLQRRVLETERQCRAERDKEKVRLGKERRKVEELQRQHHESQTHLFNQPESMRERMQSQLQQTSEMLEGALKSYEDLEFQQLERESRLEEAREVACQALAHQILQVQESLKERKRTVRQLEGQVRSVQDDVAGEGRRLAPETGEAVQSLSSERRRVDEDRSGDHSPVSNQELTKLMFTQKTDRKVVVLGGDQSDPACVFSVRSSVQGSIGLQRSASLPRRRGGDRPAPRSTQRPLSLNAKGGLEPDILELQLSAGGDRRCVPLTHLNAPLFLQEGPYSPGSAVSKLAEMEQKVREAMAERERLLQAREVKRAAQGETRLMESPPLAQARSPGPVREPSAPAPLDLRAHLEASGHCLETCPEVRVTGRACRGFLVKMGGRIKTWKKRWFCFDRQRRLLAYYTDKEETKLKGVIYFQAIEEVYYDHLRSAFKSPNSKLTFCVKTYDRLFCLVAPSPEAMRIWMDAIVTAAEENSRY from the exons ATGGGGAGATTTAGGGAAGCAGAAAGGGGTGCTAAGCTGGGGCATTGGGGCAGGTCCCGATGGCCTGAGCAGAGGCCCCACTGGgcccctgccaccagcacagcacagtgccccctagtgCCACCTCTCGCTTGCGGTGGCAGGTCTCTGGCCATGGttctgcaggaggcagagagccCGGTGGCGCTGAGCCAGGCCTTGCGATGCCCCTTCCTGGCCCCcatggggcaggacaggctgaAGGGGACgtctccagcccagagcctagaGGCAAGTCAGGCCCTGCCTGGAGGTGATGCAGATTTGCTCTCCTCCGGCCCTGGGGGAGCCACAAGCGACAGCACCGAGGAGGATGaagccagcagcacagagagtGCCCAGAACGGG gACGACGACCCCCAGGCGGGACTGGAGGGGTCCCACCCGCAGCGGCCGCAGGAGGAGTGTCCGAGCcgggctgtggagctgcagcaccagaaGGAG GTGAAGCTGGAGCGGGTGCTGCTGGAGCGGGCGCTGCTGGAGCGGGCGCTGGCGGCCGAGCGGCGGGAGGTGCTGCGGGAGGAGCAGCTGGtcttgcagctgcagaggagggtgCTGGAGACGGAGCGCCAGTGCCGTGCCGAGAGAGACAAG GAGAAGGTGCGGCTGGGGAAGGAGCGGCGCAAGGTGGAAGAGCTCCAGCGGCAGCACCACGAGTCCCAGACCCACCTGTTCAACCAGCCTGAGAGCATGCGGGAGCGGATGcagagtcagctgcagcag ACATCGGAGATGCTGGAGGGGGCCCTGAAGAGCTACGAGGACCTGGAGTTCCAGCAGCTGGAGCGGGAGAGCCGCCTGGAGGAGGCCCGGGAGGTGGCCTGCCAGGCCTTGGCCCACCAGATCCTCCAGGTCCAGGAGAGCCTCAAGGAGAGGAAG CGGACGGTCCGGCAGCTGGAGGGCCAGGTGCGCTCAGTGCAGGACGACGTGGCTGGTGAGGGCCGCAGGCTGGCACCAGAGACCGGAGAGGCTGTCCAGAGCCTCAGCTCG GAGCGGCGCCGGGTGGACGAGGACAGGAGTGGGGACCACTCGCCCGTCAGTAACCAGGAGCTCACCAAG CTCATGTTCACCCAAAAGACGGATCGGAAGGTCGTGGTGCTGGGTGGTGATCAGAGCGACCCGGCCTGCGTGTTCTCCGTCCGCAGCTCTGTCCAG ggctCCATCGGGCTGCAGCGATCGGCAAGCCTACCCCGCAGGCGGGGGGGTGACCGGCCGGCCCCCCGCTCCACCCAGCGCCCCCTGTCACTCAATGCCAAAG gggggctggagccagacatcctggagctgcagctctcGGCAGGGGGTGACCGGCGCTGCGTGCCTCTCACGCACCTCAATGCCCCCCTCTTCCTGCAGGAGGGGCCCTACAG cccggGCTCCGCGGTCTCCAAGCTGGCGGAAATGGAGCAGAAGGTGCGGGAGGCCATGGCGGAGCGAGAGCGGCTGCTGCAGGCGCGG GAGGTGAAGCGAGCGGCCCAGGGAGAGACCCGACTCATGGAGTCACCCCCACTTGCCCAG GCCCGCAGCCCAGGGCCGGTGCGGGAAccctctgctcccgccccccTGGACCTGCGCGCCCACCTGGAGGCCTCGGGGCACTGCCTGGAGACCTGCCCCGAGGTGCGGGTGACGGGCAGAGCCTGCCGCGGCTTCCTGGTCAAGATGGGCGGCCGCATCAAGACCTGGAAGAAACGGTGGTTCTGCTTCGATCGCCAGCGGCGCCTGCTGGCCTACTACACGG ACAAAGAGGAGACGAAACTCAAGGGTGTCATCTACTTCCAGGCCATTGAGGAGGTTTATTACGATCATCTGCGCAGCGCCTTCAAG AGCCCCAACTCCAAACTGACCTTCTGCGTCAAGACCTACGACCGGCTGTTCTGCctggtggctcccagccctgaggcCATGCGCATCTGGATGGACGCCATTGTTACGGCCGCTGAGGAGAACTCCCGCTACTGA
- the PHLDB3 gene encoding pleckstrin homology-like domain family B member 3 isoform X4, with protein sequence MGRFREAERGAKLGHWGRSRWPEQRPHWAPATSTAQCPLVPPLACGGRSLAMVLQEAESPVALSQALRCPFLAPMGQDRLKGTSPAQSLEASQALPGGDADLLSSGPGGATSDSTEEDEASSTESAQNGDDDPQAGLEGSHPQRPQEECPSRAVELQHQKEVKLERVLLERALLERALAAERREVLREEQLVLQLQRRVLETERQCRAERDKEKVRLGKERRKVEELQRQHHESQTHLFNQPESMRERMQSQLQQTSEMLEGALKSYEDLEFQQLERESRLEEAREVACQALAHQILQVQESLKERKRTVRQLEGQVRSVQDDVAGEGRRLAPETGEAVQSLSSERRRVDEDRSGDHSPVSNQELTKLMFTQKTDRKVVVLGGDQSDPACVFSVRSSVQGSIGLQRSASLPRRRGGDRPAPRSTQRPLSLNAKGGLEPDILELQLSAGGDRRCVPLTHLNAPLFLQEGPYSPGSAVSKLAEMEQKVREAMAERERLLQAREVKRAAQGETRLMESPPLAQARSPGPVREPSAPAPLDLRAHLEASGHCLETCPEVRVTGRACRGFLVKMGGRIKTWKKRWFCFDRQRRLLAYYTGH encoded by the exons ATGGGGAGATTTAGGGAAGCAGAAAGGGGTGCTAAGCTGGGGCATTGGGGCAGGTCCCGATGGCCTGAGCAGAGGCCCCACTGGgcccctgccaccagcacagcacagtgccccctagtgCCACCTCTCGCTTGCGGTGGCAGGTCTCTGGCCATGGttctgcaggaggcagagagccCGGTGGCGCTGAGCCAGGCCTTGCGATGCCCCTTCCTGGCCCCcatggggcaggacaggctgaAGGGGACgtctccagcccagagcctagaGGCAAGTCAGGCCCTGCCTGGAGGTGATGCAGATTTGCTCTCCTCCGGCCCTGGGGGAGCCACAAGCGACAGCACCGAGGAGGATGaagccagcagcacagagagtGCCCAGAACGGG gACGACGACCCCCAGGCGGGACTGGAGGGGTCCCACCCGCAGCGGCCGCAGGAGGAGTGTCCGAGCcgggctgtggagctgcagcaccagaaGGAG GTGAAGCTGGAGCGGGTGCTGCTGGAGCGGGCGCTGCTGGAGCGGGCGCTGGCGGCCGAGCGGCGGGAGGTGCTGCGGGAGGAGCAGCTGGtcttgcagctgcagaggagggtgCTGGAGACGGAGCGCCAGTGCCGTGCCGAGAGAGACAAG GAGAAGGTGCGGCTGGGGAAGGAGCGGCGCAAGGTGGAAGAGCTCCAGCGGCAGCACCACGAGTCCCAGACCCACCTGTTCAACCAGCCTGAGAGCATGCGGGAGCGGATGcagagtcagctgcagcag ACATCGGAGATGCTGGAGGGGGCCCTGAAGAGCTACGAGGACCTGGAGTTCCAGCAGCTGGAGCGGGAGAGCCGCCTGGAGGAGGCCCGGGAGGTGGCCTGCCAGGCCTTGGCCCACCAGATCCTCCAGGTCCAGGAGAGCCTCAAGGAGAGGAAG CGGACGGTCCGGCAGCTGGAGGGCCAGGTGCGCTCAGTGCAGGACGACGTGGCTGGTGAGGGCCGCAGGCTGGCACCAGAGACCGGAGAGGCTGTCCAGAGCCTCAGCTCG GAGCGGCGCCGGGTGGACGAGGACAGGAGTGGGGACCACTCGCCCGTCAGTAACCAGGAGCTCACCAAG CTCATGTTCACCCAAAAGACGGATCGGAAGGTCGTGGTGCTGGGTGGTGATCAGAGCGACCCGGCCTGCGTGTTCTCCGTCCGCAGCTCTGTCCAG ggctCCATCGGGCTGCAGCGATCGGCAAGCCTACCCCGCAGGCGGGGGGGTGACCGGCCGGCCCCCCGCTCCACCCAGCGCCCCCTGTCACTCAATGCCAAAG gggggctggagccagacatcctggagctgcagctctcGGCAGGGGGTGACCGGCGCTGCGTGCCTCTCACGCACCTCAATGCCCCCCTCTTCCTGCAGGAGGGGCCCTACAG cccggGCTCCGCGGTCTCCAAGCTGGCGGAAATGGAGCAGAAGGTGCGGGAGGCCATGGCGGAGCGAGAGCGGCTGCTGCAGGCGCGG GAGGTGAAGCGAGCGGCCCAGGGAGAGACCCGACTCATGGAGTCACCCCCACTTGCCCAG GCCCGCAGCCCAGGGCCGGTGCGGGAAccctctgctcccgccccccTGGACCTGCGCGCCCACCTGGAGGCCTCGGGGCACTGCCTGGAGACCTGCCCCGAGGTGCGGGTGACGGGCAGAGCCTGCCGCGGCTTCCTGGTCAAGATGGGCGGCCGCATCAAGACCTGGAAGAAACGGTGGTTCTGCTTCGATCGCCAGCGGCGCCTGCTGGCCTACTACACGG GCCATTGA
- the LOC142003628 gene encoding chemerin-like receptor 1 produces the protein MEANSSGLWPTRPGPAPTKAPVDPSSMLDVIQAIFYTVVVVGGSLGNGLVIWLTARQASRSVNCVWYLNLAVADCLFSVTRVLPLVKNILYPGHWPFGLFLCRATSFAKYLNMFCSVFLLAAISLDRLASVAFPVCSKNRRGPCLAWAAAAGSWGAAVASSLPFCIYRQLVGKGRSTKCSLTLGKGPKVTLYLLRLLCGFLLPFAIIAGCYGGLAAVLRRRPLTRHSRKPFKVMVAIVVTFFLCWAPYHLFLVLKLVGVQGQAMAAGLPLTSCLAYLNSCVNPILYFFMGLDFRRALSRTVLAGALRRALLDDTTRPHAHKREAASSKDGLAQSSVAPDLA, from the coding sequence ATGGAGGCCAACAGCTCCGGTCTCTGGCCAACCCGGCCTGGTCCAGCCCCCACCAAGGCCCCGGTGGACCCGAGCTCCATGCTGGATGTCATCCAGGCCATCTTCTACACGGTGGTCGTGGTAGGGGGCTCGCTGGGGAACGGGCTGGTGATCTGGCTCACCGCCCGCCAGGCCTCCCGCTCCGTCAACTGCGTGTGGTACCTCAACCTGGCAGTGGCCGACTGCCTCTTCTCGGTCACCCGGGTGCTGCCCCTGGTGAAGAACATCCTCTATCCTGGGCACTGGCCCTTCGGCCTCTTCCTGTGCCGGGCCACCAGCTTCGCCAAGTACCTCAACATGTTCTGCAGCGTCTTCCTCCTGGCAGCCATCAGCCTGGACCGCCTGGCCAGCGTGGCCTTCCCGGTGTGCTCCAAGAACCGCCGGGGaccctgcctggcctgggcagcGGCCGCTGGGTCGTGGGGGGCGGCCGTCGCGAGCAGCCTGCCCTTCTGCATCTACCGccagctggtggggaagggccGCAGCACCAAGTGCTCCTTGACGCTGGGGAAAGGGCCCAAGGTGACGCTGTATCTCCTCCGCCTGCTCTGTGGCTTCCTGCTCCCCTTCGCCATCATCGCAGGCTGCTATGGTGGCCTGGCAGCCGTGCTGAGGCGGCGCCCGCTCACCCGCCACTCCAGGAAACCCTTCAAGGTCATGGTGGCCATTGTGGTGACCTTCTTCCTCTGCTGGGCCCCCTACCACCTCTTCCTCGTCCTCAAACTGGTGGGCGTCCAGGGCCAGGCCATGGCTGCAGGTCTGCCCCTCACCTCCTGTCTAGCCTATCTCAACAGCTGTGTCAACCCCATCCTCTACTTCTTCATGGGGCTGGACTTCCGCCGGGCGCTAAGCCGCACCGTGCTGGCCGGGGCCCTTCGCCGGGCCCTGCTGGATGACACGACCAGGCCCCATGCCCACAAGCGGGAGGCAGCCTCCTCCAAGGACGGTTTGGCCCAGAGTTCGGTGGCCCCCGACCTGGCCTGA
- the PHLDB3 gene encoding pleckstrin homology-like domain family B member 3 isoform X3, with amino-acid sequence MVLQEAESPVALSQALRCPFLAPMGQDRLKGTSPAQSLEASQALPGGDADLLSSGPGGATSDSTEEDEASSTESAQNGDDDPQAGLEGSHPQRPQEECPSRAVELQHQKEVKLERVLLERALLERALAAERREVLREEQLVLQLQRRVLETERQCRAERDKEKVRLGKERRKVEELQRQHHESQTHLFNQPESMRERMQSQLQQTSEMLEGALKSYEDLEFQQLERESRLEEAREVACQALAHQILQVQESLKERKRTVRQLEGQVRSVQDDVAGEGRRLAPETGEAVQSLSSERRRVDEDRSGDHSPVSNQELTKLMFTQKTDRKVVVLGGDQSDPACVFSVRSSVQGSIGLQRSASLPRRRGGDRPAPRSTQRPLSLNAKGGLEPDILELQLSAGGDRRCVPLTHLNAPLFLQEGPYSPGSAVSKLAEMEQKVREAMAERERLLQAREVKRAAQGETRLMESPPLAQARSPGPVREPSAPAPLDLRAHLEASGHCLETCPEVRVTGRACRGFLVKMGGRIKTWKKRWFCFDRQRRLLAYYTDKEETKLKGVIYFQAIEEVYYDHLRSAFKSPNSKLTFCVKTYDRLFCLVAPSPEAMRIWMDAIVTAAEENSRY; translated from the exons ATGGttctgcaggaggcagagagccCGGTGGCGCTGAGCCAGGCCTTGCGATGCCCCTTCCTGGCCCCcatggggcaggacaggctgaAGGGGACgtctccagcccagagcctagaGGCAAGTCAGGCCCTGCCTGGAGGTGATGCAGATTTGCTCTCCTCCGGCCCTGGGGGAGCCACAAGCGACAGCACCGAGGAGGATGaagccagcagcacagagagtGCCCAGAACGGG gACGACGACCCCCAGGCGGGACTGGAGGGGTCCCACCCGCAGCGGCCGCAGGAGGAGTGTCCGAGCcgggctgtggagctgcagcaccagaaGGAG GTGAAGCTGGAGCGGGTGCTGCTGGAGCGGGCGCTGCTGGAGCGGGCGCTGGCGGCCGAGCGGCGGGAGGTGCTGCGGGAGGAGCAGCTGGtcttgcagctgcagaggagggtgCTGGAGACGGAGCGCCAGTGCCGTGCCGAGAGAGACAAG GAGAAGGTGCGGCTGGGGAAGGAGCGGCGCAAGGTGGAAGAGCTCCAGCGGCAGCACCACGAGTCCCAGACCCACCTGTTCAACCAGCCTGAGAGCATGCGGGAGCGGATGcagagtcagctgcagcag ACATCGGAGATGCTGGAGGGGGCCCTGAAGAGCTACGAGGACCTGGAGTTCCAGCAGCTGGAGCGGGAGAGCCGCCTGGAGGAGGCCCGGGAGGTGGCCTGCCAGGCCTTGGCCCACCAGATCCTCCAGGTCCAGGAGAGCCTCAAGGAGAGGAAG CGGACGGTCCGGCAGCTGGAGGGCCAGGTGCGCTCAGTGCAGGACGACGTGGCTGGTGAGGGCCGCAGGCTGGCACCAGAGACCGGAGAGGCTGTCCAGAGCCTCAGCTCG GAGCGGCGCCGGGTGGACGAGGACAGGAGTGGGGACCACTCGCCCGTCAGTAACCAGGAGCTCACCAAG CTCATGTTCACCCAAAAGACGGATCGGAAGGTCGTGGTGCTGGGTGGTGATCAGAGCGACCCGGCCTGCGTGTTCTCCGTCCGCAGCTCTGTCCAG ggctCCATCGGGCTGCAGCGATCGGCAAGCCTACCCCGCAGGCGGGGGGGTGACCGGCCGGCCCCCCGCTCCACCCAGCGCCCCCTGTCACTCAATGCCAAAG gggggctggagccagacatcctggagctgcagctctcGGCAGGGGGTGACCGGCGCTGCGTGCCTCTCACGCACCTCAATGCCCCCCTCTTCCTGCAGGAGGGGCCCTACAG cccggGCTCCGCGGTCTCCAAGCTGGCGGAAATGGAGCAGAAGGTGCGGGAGGCCATGGCGGAGCGAGAGCGGCTGCTGCAGGCGCGG GAGGTGAAGCGAGCGGCCCAGGGAGAGACCCGACTCATGGAGTCACCCCCACTTGCCCAG GCCCGCAGCCCAGGGCCGGTGCGGGAAccctctgctcccgccccccTGGACCTGCGCGCCCACCTGGAGGCCTCGGGGCACTGCCTGGAGACCTGCCCCGAGGTGCGGGTGACGGGCAGAGCCTGCCGCGGCTTCCTGGTCAAGATGGGCGGCCGCATCAAGACCTGGAAGAAACGGTGGTTCTGCTTCGATCGCCAGCGGCGCCTGCTGGCCTACTACACGG ACAAAGAGGAGACGAAACTCAAGGGTGTCATCTACTTCCAGGCCATTGAGGAGGTTTATTACGATCATCTGCGCAGCGCCTTCAAG AGCCCCAACTCCAAACTGACCTTCTGCGTCAAGACCTACGACCGGCTGTTCTGCctggtggctcccagccctgaggcCATGCGCATCTGGATGGACGCCATTGTTACGGCCGCTGAGGAGAACTCCCGCTACTGA
- the LOC142003836 gene encoding prostaglandin D2 receptor 2-like yields the protein MASPSPSTSSGQTPSNTTLLATNHSALAVPSTLNHLSVVICVVSSLLGLVGNGLVVWVTSCRMRQTVNTVWFLSLALADLLYALLLPFYATKFTMNNQWIFGSELCKAVSSLLFLSMFASVFQLTLISADRCLLVSQPIWAQRLRTPGRAWGVAAGAWLLAGAFSAPYLALRELKDRNGKYFCIVNFGAETVRVRRQKAMIVVRFVAGFLVPLLVISACHVAVALRAGQKGRRPSRTAKVVTAVVVSFFVCWLPYHFFNFLHGWGGRHWKQALAVASSLAFSLTCLGCFLNPLLYTFLGRRFQEGLRGCGRIRWLEAALAEDSVGSSRRRKRSLGSTTSSEQRMMQP from the exons ATGgcgtcccccagccccagcacgaGCAGTGGGCAG ACTCCCAGCAACACCACCCTACTAGCAACCAACCACAGCGCcctggctgtccccagcacccTCAACCACCTCTCCGTGGTCATCTGCGTGGTCTCgtccctgctgggcctggtgggcaACGGCCTGGTGGTCTGGGTCACCAGCTGCCGCATGCGCCAGACGGTCAACACCGTCTGGTTCCTGAGCCTGGCGCTGGCCGACCTGCTctatgccctgctgctgcctttctACGCCACCAAGTTCACCATGAACAACCAGTGGATCTTCGGCAGCGAGCTCTGCAAAGCCGTCAGctccctccttttcctcagcATGTTCGCCAGCGTCTTCCAGCTGACGCTCATCTCCGCTGACCGCTGCCTGCTGGTGTCCCAGCCCATCTGGGCCCAGCGGCTCCGCACGCCGGGCCGGGCCTGGGGGGTGGCCgccggggcctggctgctggcgggGGCCTTCTCAGCCCCCTACCTGGCCCTCCGGGAGCTGAAGGACCGGAATGGAAAATACTTCTGCATAGTCAACTTCGGGGCAGAGACGGTGCGAGTGAGGCGGCAGAAGGCGATGATTGTGGTGCGCTTTGTGGCCGGCTTCCTGGTGCCCCTGCTGGTCATCTCGGCCTGTCACGTGGCTGTGGCGCTGCGGGCCGGGCAGAAGGGCCGCCGGCCCAGCCGCACGGCGAAGGTGGTGACCGCTGTGGTGGTGAGCTTCTTCGTCTGCTGGCTGCCCTACCACTTCTTCAACTTCCTGCATGGCTGGGGCGGGAGGCACTGGAAGCAGGCCCTGGCCGTGGCCTCCTCCCTCGCCTTCAGCCTCACCTGCCTGGGCTGCTTCCTCAACCCCCTGCTCTACACCTTCCTGGGGCGCCGCTTCCAggaggggctgcggggctgcGGCCGCATCCGCTGGCTGGAGGCCGCCCTAGCCGAGGACTCGGTGGGCTCCAGCCGCCGGCGCAAGCGCTCCCTGGGCTCCACCACCTCCTCCGAGCAGCGGATGATGCAGCCGTGa